In Citrus sinensis cultivar Valencia sweet orange chromosome 3, DVS_A1.0, whole genome shotgun sequence, the sequence ATTTACATTGGTTGAGACCTCATTTATCGACACCCTCATCGAGGCCTTTGGAACTTATCATCACGTTGGAATCAATCTGCTTGTCAAATTTCTTCCTCCTCCTTGCCTCAAACTCTTCAAATCCTTCCATCTAAAATTGGTAACGTTGCGAAGTTTACTTTTAGTAAAATTGTACAGGACATGGCGATTTTGCTGGTAACTTGAAAAGCGAAGCAGCAACTTACCTGCTGAAATTGATCCATTGAAATAGGATTGTTGTGCAGCGAAATATTCTGCAGAGCTTTGCAGTCCTTCAATAGATTAGCAGGTATCTGTAAgacaagagagagagaatcgATCAGATGATTTCACAAATATTACATCTcgacatatatttatataactAAGTAGAATGACGCGATCTAAATTATGGAAAGATATTGCTTTAACTATCATGCAAATGTGAAGttattaaaaaggaaaagaatggGCATTCCCAGATACTAGCTGCTAGGAAACTGATCAGCTATAGAAAGACTTAAACATGAAAATGACAGTTAATTGCTTCTACTATCACATATGTAATCAAAAAGCTCACAATGTCATTACTGTAAAGCAACTACCTGGCCGAcgttattattgtttaagcAAAGCGATTTCAAATGAATGAGATTACAAATAGATGCAGGAAGTTCCCCGATAAGATTATCTGCAAATTCCAAAAATGTCAGGCAGCTAAGTGAACTAgacattaatattatattaataatgcCACCCCAGCATCAGCACCACACCAAACACAAAGCAGAAGGAAAGTATCATGAAGGGCACAGAATAAACTAAGAGGTCAACAAGGCTGGGTGCGTCCAAACTTGTAATTAATGTGAAAAGAAGAATATGAAAAGAAGAATGTTTAAGTCTGTAAACATACAGCATTCATCAATCAATGCCCGGTAAAATGtttaagttttattaagatGCTACCAAACGACAGTAGATCAACCCAAAACCATCAAGTGTGAAAGTTAGAAAAGGATTAATCCAACACTAGTCAAAATTACTTGAATGGACACAACTGAAGAATAACTTATCATGATCATTGGCAGCGCTTTTGACAATAAACCCTTGCCACTTTTTCATGATAAATAAAGATTCATGCATGAGCTTAGAACCTCAAAATTCGCTAGTAATTCCAAgtcaattaatcatttttgCTTGTGGCAAGCACCAACCCTGGGCCTTATTGAATTTTCATCACTGAGTATATTCTATGGAATATTATtggttattaatttgttattgtgcTAATATCATCAGTGGCAACTGGTTAGGCACCAACAATTTATTGACAATGGACAAACGAAAATAATGAAGTAGcatattttagttaaaaaaaaaaattaagtacaaTGATCTCATAAAACCACTACATCAAACAGTGAGTAAAAATTTTGCCCACgcaaaattacaaaagttgGACATTTAACATCTTTCTAACATTGAAACCTACATATTACCTGATCCTAAACTATATGTAACAGTTAGAATTTGCACAGTGGGCAGcaactaaaagaattaagataAGTGATTCACTTACCATTTGCTTGTAATTCCTCCAAAGAGTAGCAACTACCAATTGATTCTGGAAGAGACTTTAACTTATTGTTTGACACATTTAAAAGAACCAACTGCATAACCAGATAATCCAAATTAGGACCTGGAACTTAAGGAGATATGCTAAATCAATCATGTCCCAAACAGAAGTACAAGTAGATAAAAATTTgcttattttgttttggagCAAAAAAAACGAGTAGATAAAAGTTTGCATCCAGAAGAAAGAACCAGTTAATATCTAGTTAGCTCAATGAGTCTAATTGATAAGCACATTTGACCCCAACTTCTTATACCAAACAAAAAGTCCATCTAACCAACAGAGAAAGGAATAAATATGCTAGAAGGGATTTTCAATACCAAAGCACTCTGTCATTGACTTCACacaaataatagaaaaaatctAATTCGAGTCCATCTTGCAAGATCGGATAATAAAAGACTTTCAGGAATGCACCCCAATAGACATTATTAAGCTTAACTTCCCAGCTAAAAGATCTGCTTCCCAGCTAAAAGATCccttttcaaaaatgaaattttatcttCAATGCTCTTAGGACTGTCATTGACTTATAATCACacaaattatagaaaaaatcTAATTCAAGTCCATCTTGCGAGATCGGACAATAAAAGACTTTCAAGAATGCACGCCAATAGACATTATTAAGCTTAACTTCCCAGCTAAAAGATCCCTTTTCaagaatgaaattttatataaaatgcTCTTAGGAAGGTCAAATGGGCATCAGATCTTCTAAAATCACCACATCCTTTCCTTTCTCAAGGTCATGGCAAGAGATAATGCCACTGAGGTGAGTTTCCTCTCTACAAGGAATTGCTTACTCATGCTAGTATTTAAGGAAGTTTAGCCTGTATGAAGCAACTccaataacttaaaaaatatatctagGTAACTAAGTTCCAAAATTTAATCTAACTCACACATGCAATTGTAAAAGATCTGCACACAATTTGCTTCACTAAAAATGCAACTTACATTGCGCAAGCTCCCAATAGTTTCAGGCAAGCACGTCAGCATGTTTCCTAAAATGGATAACCGCTCAAGCCTTACCAGCTGCCCCACtagacagaaaaatcaaaattcagtTAAATGAGCTAAACAGTGTACTTGAAAAGATATCCACCTATGGATTCttaaaaagtaacaaaaaaaacaagaagaatgAAAACGACCAACGACCCTATTTGCAGATGAAGGCATGAAGGTAATTCAACAAACCAAAAAGGCATTGAAACTCCAGAAATATAAGATCTCTTACTCATTTAGAGAAGAATATTTACATTCATCAGGCAAGGACGTAATTCGGTTCCCATCAAGCGTCATCACTTTTAGAGATTGAAGTTTTCCCAGATTTATTGGCAGTCGCtcaatattattatcatctaACACCTTAAAaacaggggaaaaaaatggatACTTTAGCCGGGTTCCCCCTAACATGAATTAAAAAACCACTATTCAATGAATACATTACTAAAATTAACACTAATATGTATATGCAGATTACAATGTCGTAACTCATATGTCAAAAGGGCTATATAATAGATAAGCTTCTCTTGATCTCCAAAAGCAATGGTTCTACTAGAAGAACCGCAAATAACATAAAATCGATTTTGAAGATAAACCTAAATCTGTTGTCCATCCAAAGTCAAAGCGAATAAAATATGCAtgcgtgtgtgtatatatatatatatttgactTGGTTAAAACGGAGTACTAATTCCATTACAATCAGCGTTTGGCGGCAATGTTAGCATTTCATCCCTGTTCAACAaacagaaaaaggaaataCGAAGCTTTGAAACTTCTTAAATATGGTTAAATAACTTCCTTAGCAgttcttttaaattatgtcTCCGGAAAGGAGCCATTAAATGTACACTGATGTGAAATGCTAAGCTCACCAGGCGCTGTATGTTGATTAATTTACTGATCTCCATGGGAATGTCAACTGCCCAGACAAGGGAAAATGGGATCAGATAAACTCCAAGATAGAAGCTGAGGATAGCAGAGgttttcagaaaattttaagaaacaaATATTGTAGTATTGGTTACTCACTACtgattgagaaaaataataagacaGCATTACCTATTTTGTTGTGTGTCAAGTCAAGTGTTCGCACAGATTTGTCCAGATTAAGAACATCGTCTGGAAAGGTCTATTCAAGGAAATGTATAAAGTAAGAATAtaatacaaacaaaaaatatatgcaaGCATCCAAAAGATAACGCAGAGAAACTGCTGTATGTTTTGGCAAGTATACCGCATCATACCAACACCATCAGTATTCTTTACCACATTGGCACTTGCTAATTTCTGATGTTAGAACACtttcactatatatatatatgagttaCATACTGGGTTTGGTTTTTTACGCTTCATATTTGTCTTTACATAAAAGATTTTAGACTAAAACTAAACTAAAAGGTTAAACCCCGTTTCAGCCCACCAATCACCTCTTAAGTCAAAGCACAAAGACAGCCATAGGTTTAatatgataacaaataaaccTATCATTCCGTTTACAGACAAGTAGATAGCACTATTTATTTTCACCAGGTTCTCGCCCAAAAGTGAAGCTcggaaaagaaaatgtatatcTGAGTTCTTTCTCCTGAACTTCGCAGCAATATCTAGTAACAACTGACACACGCTATAACATCTGTTGACCGATGTCAAACAGCCCCATCAGAACAAATCAAACCAACCTAGATGAAGACACATCTATAACCGCAAACAAATGTTTCAGTTCCACGTCACGTATAACGTAGTACAAATCCAAAAGCTCACTGATTAGCAATAAAACAAACTACCTTCTGTGCGGGTAAGGGCAGATGTGGCCAAGTGGATCAAGGTAGTGGATTGTGAATCCACCACGCGCGGGTTCAATCCCCATCATTCGCCCATCTATCAATGAATGGACCATCTGTTACGGCCTGGAAATGCATATCAGATTCTAAATGGCAAGTGGCACCTCACATCCCATGTCTTAATTTGCCATATTACATAGCATGATTGTTGCTTACTCCAAACAGTAAAGTACACGTGGGCAACCAACTGATCCCCTTACTCCAATCTAATAATTACAAAACCCCACGAAGTGAAACCAGAAAAACTCATTGGTTTAGTAAACTCAAGACACTTAAATCACATGCACAGACTGTCAATTCAAACCCCTCGCAACAACCATCATAACCCAGCAACCAAAACACACGTGTACACATAACAGAAACAAACATAGATACTTGATCGGATTACAAAAAACAGATTAAGAGCAATTGataaagtaatataaaaaatagaacaaaCGAACGCAGCTTGCCTTCAATTTGGCGTCACGTAAGGCGACAATGCCCGTTGATCGCCATCGAGACATTTGGTTGGCTTTCAACTCGGCGCTTTTGCTCGCACAACACCCCATGTTAACAATAAATCAGCTGATTAAGCGATGACGATGACGATGAACAACAATTCGATGATCAACGGACAAGAATAGCTGAAAGTGAATACAGTAGAGAAGCAAGCAATTCTGATTAAGGAATTTTAATGAAATGGGACATCGTCATTCTCGCTGTTGATGTTGTTGCAGAGGTTTTGGTGAATGGTGGGGTCAATCTATTTGTCTTCGTCGTTTCGTTTGGAATTGGATGACACAACGGAAAACCGCGTTGTTGTCATCTCGTACGTATGTAacgtttttaattaattatttatcgtttaattaaaaaattaattattattatttaggaAACCTTAGGTGTAACTGTAGTATCGTGTTATAATTGCATCTAACTATTGAATGTCAGTAGACTCTACTAATCTAACTGCATTCAACGGCtagatgcaactgtggcacggtgccacagttgcaccgtagCCTGATCTTATTGTTTATAtccatctttctttttaaaaattctaccGTCGATatcttttaagtaaattaatcaACCAATATGCGTACGATgtatgtaattaaatataatataatgctgcttacataataatttttaaaaataaattctaccatattttttaatgataccaaattaaataatattttcacccctttttttggttaattcttccttttacattaatattattatttttttcaatttaagccataattttcttttttgtgaaGAAAAGAGCACAAATTTTTTCTCTGGATGACATGtggtttatatttttaaaatgtaaatgacAACTCGTACTATTTTAGAGTAATGGTTTTTATAAATCTATCAGAAATATGACATCTCTCATAATTTATGGAGCTtatatgacatgtcatttactGTTTTAGTACACGGATGGCTCAGTATATTCACTTTCGCTAAACAGTGGCAATAATattacttattaataaaaagttaagGCCTTATTTGTATTGAATTTTCTAAGATTtcgaaaaaaattataagtataaaataaaaattaatagtatataatatatattatttttaaataataattttaataaaaatattttaatttttaattatataagtggtatcaaatcaatttaatttttaagtcagaataattaataaataataaatattttaatatcataatttttaagttgtaaGTACTCGGCaataacttttaagttgtgaGTACCCGACCTCAAtgtcaaacaaaattaaatttatacaatcAAGTAATATTAAATACATTTATCAAATGTGTATTGATATATtaactttgtttattttacagtAATGATTAATCAATGTTAATGTagatgaatatatatatattttctcaaataaagatgtaaaaaatttaaattagttataaaatgttttaaactattttatgaattataataaattagagactattattttcatatgttATGATTTAAGTAAAAAAACCTATCGTTTTAGCGTTGTTAACATGTAGGAAAATTCGTTTGTTAAATTATTGGCAGTGTCCGCAAAATTTAGTGTTCAAGtcgttatatttatttatcaaaaaaagtcaaaataattagaagattaatttcatatagcaaaatttgaaattgatcgaaactttttttttttaaaaaaaagcctTTTGTAAATACAAATACAACTCTTtcctattttataaaattattttcaaaaaatattttcgtTGCCgcctttaaataaataaaacccttaatttgtttttgaattagaGAAATCTTCTTCCTTAGGCTCTCTTTTCGGTCTAAAATTCTCTCGCTTCAACGCCATTAACAAACAACACAATCCTTATCCTGTTTGCTTCAATCTAGACTCTTCAAAAATTCTTAACTCAAGCTCGTATCTGACCGTCCATTCAAGTTCAAAGAACACAACAGTCTACGCAATTTTTAACCGTCTGTTATCCAAGAAATTTTGGTTAGTGTTTCACATATTGTTTCTGCTTGCTTTTGGTAATATTTGCTCGACGTGAAATtagggcttttttttttttttggcattagCTTTCgtttttgttgttgtgtaattatttttgcattatcttttatttgctttctaGGGTTTTATCGTGATCACTGGTTTTGTTTGCTTAATTTAacaccaaataaatttagggCTAAGTTTTGGACTTTTAGCTTTCTTTAGTAGGTTAATTTTTAGTCTCATTCTACTGTTTCTGTACATTGGTGGcaacaaaatttgtttttttcaatttttttttcttgtcttgtattgttaggatttaaccgtaTTTGACAGTTTG encodes:
- the LOC102614930 gene encoding plant intracellular Ras-group-related LRR protein 7; this translates as MGCCASKSAELKANQMSRWRSTGIVALRDAKLKTFPDDVLNLDKSVRTLDLTHNKIVDIPMEISKLINIQRLVLDDNNIERLPINLGKLQSLKVMTLDGNRITSLPDELGQLVRLERLSILGNMLTCLPETIGSLRNLVLLNVSNNKLKSLPESIGSCYSLEELQANDNLIGELPASICNLIHLKSLCLNNNNVGQIPANLLKDCKALQNISLHNNPISMDQFQQMEGFEEFEARRRKKFDKQIDSNVMISSKGLDEGVDK